The sequence CGACAATGACTGCATCAAAATTGCTGTCCTCAAGCCTGTCCAGGCCGATTTCTCCATTGGTTGCCAGGTTCACCACAAAACCCGCGCGCTCCAGGATTCTCTGGATAACCAGCTGGTTTGTTTGGTTGTCTTCGACTACCAGGACATGAAGGCCGGTGTTGCGGGACTCTGAACCAGCAAACCCGGCATTCCTCAGAGAGGCATCGCTGTTCACCATAAGCTCCAGCTGGGGCGCGGCGTGCAATGCGTTGAAAAGGGCATCCTTTTGCACGGGGCAGGGGACTACTGCTGTATAGCCAATCTGGTATAACAGGTTGGCATCAACTTGCCGGGTTTCCGCTGTCACCAGCACCAGCGAGATGGTCGACAACATGGAGTTCTGGTAGAGGATGTTGGCGAACTGAACGACGTCAATATCCATCAGCGCCTTGTTAATAACGACTGTGTGAAACTGGTTTTCCGTTATCGCACTTTCCTTGATCTTGCCAAATGCCTCGCTGGCACTAAATGCAGTTTCAACCACAATGCCCCAGTTGTTCATCAAGGCAACGATACCGTTGGCATCTGAATTGCGCTCGTGTATCAGCAATACACGGCTATCCGGCAACCTGTAATTACGATGCTCCTGTTGAACAATCTTGAACGGCATCTCGAACCAGAAGTTGCTGCCTTTGCCTGGAGTGCTGTCCGCGCCAATGATGCCGCCCATGGATTCAACCAGCTGTCGCGATATAGCGGTACCGAGCCCGGTACCGCCGAACCGGCGAGTGGTGCTTTCATCGGCCTGGCGAAAGTTGTCAAAGATATGATTGAGAGAAACGCTTGAAATTCCGATGCCGGTATCGACAACCTCAAACCGCAGACGCATGTCATGCCGGTGCCTGGACAAAAGTGAAACCAGGACCAGGACATACCCGGCTTCGGTGTATTTGATAGCGTTACCAATGAGGTTGATCAACACCTGCCTGAAGTGGTGCGGATCACCCTTGATCATGTAGGGAATGTCCGGGTCAATTGCCAGCGTCAGTAACAGGTGTTTTTCCCGCGCCTGCGGCTGCAACATGCGCATGGTGCCATTCAGCAGGGCGTGCAGATCAAAATCGATGGATTCTATTACAAGTTTGCCGGCTTCAATCTTGGATATATCAAGAATTCGTTCGATCACAGAAAGCAGCGTGTGCACCGAATAATTGATCGTTTCAGCAAATTCCTTCTGTTCGCGAGTCAGGGTTGTATCGAGAAGCAGGTCGCTCATGCCAATGATGCCATTCAGTGGAGTGCGCAACTCGTGGCTCATATTGGCAAGAAACCGGCTCT is a genomic window of Gammaproteobacteria bacterium containing:
- a CDS encoding response regulator — its product is MRTDSPEYLSPKRGTQVSLFGRILHRVKDCPGKEHEQAILRLVIGLIVFIYLATAYHFLDTAASFFHRPAVLLSLSFLVYGFLHLGAIIAMPRVSVFRRLTGILADTGALTYCMYLAQDVGAPLYLVYLWVIFGNGFRFGLPYIAVAAAVSTVEFGILISYSEYWSSNQSLSVGLLIALIVLPAYVSTLIKRLNEAIVHAEEANQAKSRFLANMSHELRTPLNGIIGMSDLLLDTTLTREQKEFAETINYSVHTLLSVIERILDISKIEAGKLVIESIDFDLHALLNGTMRMLQPQAREKHLLLTLAIDPDIPYMIKGDPHHFRQVLINLIGNAIKYTEAGYVLVLVSLLSRHRHDMRLRFEVVDTGIGISSVSLNHIFDNFRQADESTTRRFGGTGLGTAISRQLVESMGGIIGADSTPGKGSNFWFEMPFKIVQQEHRNYRLPDSRVLLIHERNSDANGIVALMNNWGIVVETAFSASEAFGKIKESAITENQFHTVVINKALMDIDVVQFANILYQNSMLSTISLVLVTAETRQVDANLLYQIGYTAVVPCPVQKDALFNALHAAPQLELMVNSDASLRNAGFAGSESRNTGLHVLVVEDNQTNQLVIQRILERAGFVVNLATNGEIGLDRLEDSNFDAVIVDMHMPVMGGIEMIKTFRFTHPDRQSPPFIVLSANATTDAKMECEQAEVDAFLTKPVRTEHLLSVIESLVNHKNPALVKNNAARRKGNGAQEVDSSVLDVSILQELGSLEKNSDFLNRLIDGFREDSNRLLSEIDEALKKSDYRQFREATHALKGNAGSVGAISLQEHCLSAELLNSSDYLQEPDQIMRNLHSEYGRAVDALVSFARIREQP